In the Lolium rigidum isolate FL_2022 unplaced genomic scaffold, APGP_CSIRO_Lrig_0.1 contig_57556_1, whole genome shotgun sequence genome, AGACTTGTCCATGCGACTATGTTATAACCAATGAGCCTAGAGTTGCCGGTGGGGTTTTGCTCCTAACCTAGAATGAAATAAAAATTGTAGATGTCACACTTCTCACTTAGCTGCCTAAAGGGTATAGTACCTACTCATAAGACAACATAAAACAAGAAAGAATATGCAATAGATACTGTAAATGCATCAATTTGATTTCCTAAACAAGCAGAGAAAAATGCATGAAGCTCGGGAGATAAAGAGAAAGTCCTTACATAATTACACATACATGAATGTCCCATGAAGTTCATGTGACACTTGAGCCCTAAACCCCTGCCAAAATCTGCAATTTTCGCGGTCTTGTTGTTGTCAAGCATGATGTTACTAGCATTGCGACCTTATGGCTACCCGACGAAGCTGGGGTTGCCTAGGTTTCACTAGTGAATTTCGTTGAAATTGTTGTCAAGAAACGTGGTTCAACTGATAGTTTGGTTCGGTAAGAACTCTTAGATTGATCATACATGCTACCCAGGCTCCGTTCATGAGTTGGCTCCACTATGTATGAATGATCATGAGTTGTTCCTTGTGACTTTTTTAGATGGAAAAATGAGCTAGTGGTGGTGGGGTGTGTGGGGTGGAGGGGGCagtcccccccccccacccccaacTTGTAAATAGCTTTGCCCGTATGAATGATGGTTTGGTACATTGATCGTTTGCAAACCTCCAACTGCATGCAACTCCACAACTCCATACATATCACGTCCTAGATATTTGCCTATGAGATTGACGCCATAAGCGCATCCTGTCATGAAGCTTGAATAGAATGACACAAAAATTGTAGATGTCATTCTTATCACTTATCTCTCTGGAAAATATAGTGCCTACTTGTATATAAATGCTTTGCGAGGTGCATGTAACAGTTGAGCGCCATCAACCATAGGCTTTAATGGATTGAGCTTCAGTGACTTTGTCAGTCCACAAAGTCTGACTTTGTGTCACTTACAAGTGGGGCAATGTGGGACACTTCATTATATGTGCCCCACATTGCCCCACTTGTAAGTGacacaaagtcagtgactttgtggACTGACAAAGTCACCGAAGCTCAATCCGGCTTTAATATGACGACATCTAATATTTGCTTGCATGTTGTTGTCAAGCAGGATGGTGTTGACATTTTGATTATATGAAGGATAAATGGTGGAGCTACACGGTAATGATTGGGGTCCAAGACAGCTGCTTGTGCATACGTGAAGATGCCCAAACTCTAGGGTCCACATACCCTATCTTGCCAGTTTAAAACCAAATCATGGTGGTCTAGGGCGGGGAGGGGGGCAATGGCCCCCTGACTTTTACATATCTCTGCATGTGTTGAGCTTATGCATGGTTGGGATTCATCCTCGATGTGCATCTATACGTTAAAATTAAAAATATCACAGGGAAATGAATAATTAAGAATATTATGATGGCATGCTGGTAGAAACATTGGAAGAAGTGAGTGGGAGGTACTTTTTTAGCATCTCGTCATCTAGAGACGCTAGAACCAACTAGTAATTAATTTTCACGAGAACAAGTCCCCTTGTAAATATGAATCTAGGGTTATACACATTAAAAATGTTTTTGTACTCAAGGGATAACATTCATGTAGTTCATGTTATTAATCAAAAGGCTTGAAATCAAATAATATACATTAGCTTCCATGTAGTACTGTATTTTCTTAATGGTGTCCGTGAAGTTCTTATCTAATGGTGCAAATCAGTCTACGTAATCAAGCATAGGAAAAAAGGTGATCTATCCTTAGAAACAAACCCAATTGAGTACATGCCTGACATCGCTTACTAATAATACACTATTTTCCTTCAAGTATGAAAATTCTAAAACACAACTGCATGCACGGGTAAAAATACATTAGAGCATGAATCATTGTATGACAACTTATTAGGAGAGTTAATTGTGTTAAGTAAGATTACCATTAGTAGATTGAGGATCATGTATTGTCTTATCAGATAATAGTATTGTTAGCTTATAATATAATCTTGTCCGATTGAGGTCCATGTGTAGGCATGTCACTTTTAATGGTCATTTAACGTTTCGGGCTCCCTTAATTGGCGTGGGCTTGAACAATATGGTTTCAAAAAGACTCGACACATGGGTTTAAGAGCCGTTTGTGAGAATGGTTGCACCTAGTTCAGCATACCTACTCAACGGTCGTCACATTATGTAAAAAGTCACCTTGTAAAGCTCCCAAGCCACCCACCACGCCTATGGCCGCCTGTCATCCTCGATTTGAGACCTCCTATTTCTTGGCTGTCTCTTTCGGTTGGGATATTATGCACCCGCTTTGCGATTTTGCGCCGCTCCAACCACTTGCATCGTCTAAAGAACCTAAGGAGAAGAGGCAAAGAGCATAGGTTATGTTGCATAGGggaagggggagagagagagatacgaTGAAAGAGGTGATGTTGCGTTCACTTCATGTCAGGTTAAGGGGAAAACTAACGATATGTCATGGTTGTGTTCAGTGAAAGGAAAATATAGAAGCGTTGGAAGTTTATCTCTTATGGTGTGGCGTCTCCTATCCTTTCTTCGTTTGTTTTTATCGTTGGTCTGGTCCGTAAGAAGTCTTCTTCAGTTTCACCGTGTGTGGCGTTATTTATAAAGTGGGGCGAAAATCTATTTCAAAGAAAATATAAGCACATAAACAGTAAAAATTAGCGGTCAGACACAAAGTTTTTCGATCGCCAAACACCAGGCTGCAGACAAAGCAAACATTGGAGGGCCAAATTGCCGGTGGTCGATTCACGAACAGTCAACAGTGCAAGTCCTCGGAAGAACCACCCCTCCGCTTCAGAAAGAAGATGCAGAAGACCACGTCCCTGAACCACAAAGCCGCTCGCTTCAGTTCGAGGCAGCAGCAGCCCAATCTATCGAGGCCTCCCGCCGGCTGCTGCACCCGGCCGAGCTCGACGTCTATGAACTCTCCCTCGCCCTGCCACGCCGCGTCGGAGGACGGTGATGCCGGCGGCGTCGCTGCGACGGGGAAGATGATGTCTCGGCTCATCACGCGGTTGGTTGATGATGCGTGTGGTCTCTGAGATAAACAAGGAACGTAGCTGCAATCAGAGTTGATGTATATAGACAAGGGTCGAGGAAAGCAGGCACGCGCTGGACGCGGGAATTAAGCAAGTCGGACAATGGTGATCGGCTGTGAGCCGGAGGTATCAGAGAGGGAGTCAAAATACTCACGGCGACCGGCCGCGCGCGTGCGGGCTCTGGACTCGTAATTAGTCAGGAAAAATTGGAATCACAAGGCAAGTGTGTGCAAAAGGAAACCTGGTAGTACCTGCTCCGTCTACGACTTAAGGGTACTTTCATTTATTTTAAGTCACTTTTATAACACCAAATTCATATTTATAGCATCAAATTCATATTATTAGGTTCATCTTAAAATATAGTTGCATAATATTACTATTTTTTTGTTATAAATATTGCTACTCCTACATCTTTATATAAAGTTGATCAAATTTAAAATAATTTAACTTAGCACAGAACTAAAAGTCACTTATTGGTGGACGGAGGGTGTGCTCATCTACCAATCAATTATACCATGGCACATGATCCAACAATGATATGAAGGACGACTGCTCTTTCGCAGTGACCTCTGTGGCCGCGGCGTTGCCGATGGTGCACGCGTGTAAATGACGACTTGTAAAAGTGATGTTTAAAATACACGAGCTAGTTTTCTATTAGACACGAGTGCTTATTTGTAGAAGGGATGCCAAGTTACGCATCTATCTTATATAGAAAAGCAATAGTGACTTAAAAGAGTGAGATTATCTTTTGTAAACATCTCTAAGCGCTTTGAACTACATCCTTATCTCAGTTGTCCAAGAAAATTATAACACACTAGTGTTTCTCCTTGTCTTACATAGAGAATGGGCATACACCATCAAAGATCcaacaagaacaaggacaaaattGTTGTGAGGAAGAAGGTGCAGGGAGAGTGAAGAAAGGGACGATGCTCCTTGCATCAGAGAGATGCCTTTTGCTCGGACTGTTCCCACCTcgcctctacaccaacaatagTTGCGGGAACATGAGAGTGTTAGTTgaaggcggtggaggaggagtgaTGGGATATTATAATGTGCAAGAGGAGTTTTATCGAAGGAAAATATGAACATTGATTCGGTGATTGGAGGAAGGGGTGATAAAAAATGAACGAATCACTATTAGTTACTCCCTCTGTTAATCTATACAAGGGGACTTTGCAAGTTGGGTCTAATATTGACATCATTTGACCAACAAAACATATGTTATATAGTATGTCATACAAAAATATTATATCATTGGAATGTTCTTCCAAATACAGATCACAGCTGGTATGTTTTTTATGACCCATAATTTGTTAGTCAAACCAGTGATTAAAGTCGAAGTCAAACACAAATTGCAAAGGGCCTTGTAAattgctttgaccattattttgatcaataaaatataaaatatatgtcataaaaattatatcattggaaagatTTTTGCATatgaatctaatgatatagattttggggacatgaaatttatattttgttgactaaacTAATGGTTAATTtttttcttaaactacgtgcATGGTTGTTAAACGGAGACAAAGGGAGTACTCTAAATGGACTAAGGGAGGTACTGCCTTGGCACCTTTTATAACTTGTGAAAACAAATAAAAGACGTGGGATTAAATTAAATATTATCAATTTTTAAAAGCGTGCCGTTTTTTGATAATACTCCGTAACTTGTTTAAACAAATTTTCAAGAAACGAGACGTGGGGGTATGTCCTTGTTTTTTGGCCAGGAGAAGACGCGTAGGGGCCTGGCACCGGCAGAGGCAACGAAGCGGCGACCAGCCCACGCACGAAGCCCACCTAGAGAAGCCGAACGAGACCAAACCGCTGACGTGGCCAAAGGTAAATGGAGAAGGAAACGTCACGCGCAGAAGCTTCTAGTTCCAGGCTTTGGCCGGCGTATAGATAGATGATATTTTCGGTTCGGTctcctttcttttctgtttcttctccGTTTCCTGCTCGCAGCCCGTTGGCCGGTACGGTAGCCGCCTCCCTCCCCCGCCACacggaaccctagccgccgccaccgccaccgccgccgccgcatgcgGAAGCCCACGCCGCTCCTCTTCCTCAATGACGTCTCCACCGACTTCCTCGTGGACGGCGACCTCGGCGCCTGCCCCGGAGCCGGCCTCTGCTGGCCCGACGACTCGCTCGACAACGTCCTAGGCTACGTCTCCATGCTCGACGACGGCTTCCTCCACGACCTCGGCCTCGACTTCTCGCTGCCGGAGAGCCGCCGCCTCGGCGATGGCAGCGAATACGCTGGGCGGCCGCAGGACCACATGGAGCCGTACCCCGGCCCGCTGGCGGCGGCGCTGTGCGAACCTCACGCCCCCGGCGCCCGGAAGAGCGGCGCGTGCCACGTGCTCGACAGCGTGCCCGAcgggctcccgccgccgccgccgccgcaagcgCCCTCCTTTTCCTGCAGCCAGACGTCGTCCGGGCGCCGCAGCCTCTCGCCGACGTCCCAGCCGCAGGCCTCCGACGAGGGCGACCTGCGTTGGACCGTGCTGCGGAAGCCGCACCAGCGACGCGCAGCCCGCAGGCGGCACGGCTGGCCCACGTGGACCCTGGCCCTCCCGCTCCCCCTcatcccgcccgccgccgcccacgacggTGACGACAACGACCACAAGGACAAGGACTTCGAGCTGGCGACCTGCTGCgacattggcggcggcggcggcaacgacTTCGCGCTCCCGCGCCCGCCGGGAGCTGGGCAGAAGCGGCCGAGGAAGCAGGCGGGGAGCAAGAACAACGGGAAGGTCGGCAAGACTTGCACGCACTGCCGCGCCTCGGACACGCCGCAGTGGCGGGCCGGCCCGGACGGCAACGGCACGCTCTGCAACGCCTGCGGCATCCGCTACAAGATGGGCAAGCTCTTCCCGGAGTACCGCCCCTCAAACAGCCCCGAGTTCAGCAGCAACGAGCACTCCAACCGCCACAGGAATGTCGAGAGGATcaggcagaggaagaagctcaaggtcatGGCCCCCGAGCTGCCGACGTTGAACCCGGACGCCCACCACCACAAACTGCTCATGCCACTGCCAGTGTGTAAATACGAAACATCATAGCTAGTACTCCTACCAAGGCATGCCATGGTCGTAAGACTCGATCGAGAGTTATCCTTAGGTCATTAATTAGGTGTATCAATTAGCTTCAAAC is a window encoding:
- the LOC124681850 gene encoding endothelial transcription factor GATA-2-like — its product is MRKPTPLLFLNDVSTDFLVDGDLGACPGAGLCWPDDSLDNVLGYVSMLDDGFLHDLGLDFSLPESRRLGDGSEYAGRPQDHMEPYPGPLAAALCEPHAPGARKSGACHVLDSVPDGLPPPPPPQAPSFSCSQTSSGRRSLSPTSQPQASDEGDLRWTVLRKPHQRRAARRRHGWPTWTLALPLPLIPPAAAHDGDDNDHKDKDFELATCCDIGGGGGNDFALPRPPGAGQKRPRKQAGSKNNGKVGKTCTHCRASDTPQWRAGPDGNGTLCNACGIRYKMGKLFPEYRPSNSPEFSSNEHSNRHRNVERIRQRKKLKVMAPELPTLNPDAHHHKLLMPLPVCKYETS